The genomic segment GCGTTTCTGCGCGTCCTGCCCGGGGACGTGCGGCCGGTCATGGAGTTCCGCGATCCCACCTGGCACGTCCCGGAGATCTTCGACCTCCTCGACCGGTACCGGTGCGGGTACTGCATCATGGTCGGCCCCAGCCTGCGCTGCGAGCTGGTTGTCACGGCGCGCCGGCTCTACATCCGCTTCCACGCGCCCGGCGGGGCCGGTCCGGCTTTCGGCCGGCGGCGCCTGGGCCTCTGGACGCAGCGCATCCGGGAGTTGATGCAGGAGGCCGACGAGGGCTGGATCTATTTCAACAACGACGCGGAGGGCGCCGCCCTGGAAGACGCCCGCCTCCTTCGCCGGCTGCTCGGGGCCTGAAGGGACAGGCCTCAGCGGAATCACGGAGCGCATGGGCAACGGCGCCCGCTTTCTATATAATTGAGGATGGTCGTCCGCTGGGGGATCGTCTAGTGGTAGGACGACGGGCTCTGGACCCGTTAGCGGGGGTTCGAATCCTCCTCCCCCAGCCAGCTGGAATTCTCTAGAGCTCCTTCTTGATCCGCGAATATCCCTCCAGTTACTGGAGCGCATCTGGGGGACTGCGGTTTCGGTTTCTCCGAAGATCATCCCCGTCCGGTTGCCCGCGGACCGAGGGGGAAGAACCCTCCAGTCTTCTCTGCATAGGCTCGGAATTCACCGCCGAACCGGCTCGCGAGGTAGGCGTCCTCTCTTCTGGCAAGCCGGATGTAGATGACCACCAGGATGGGCCACATCACCAATCCGATCGCCGTCGGCCAGTGAATCAACCACCCGCCGGTGATCAGCAGAATACCAAGGTACTGCGGGTGGCGCAGGTAGGCGTAGATCCCTTGAGTGGCCAGTCCATCCCCGGCGCGATAGACCTCTCGCCAGCCTGAGACGACCAGCAAGACCCCGAGGAAGGTTACGAGCGACCCAAGGGGCATGCCGACCCTGTGCATGTACAGCATGAACTCCCGCTCAAAGAGCGCCAGACCGAAGGCGCTGGAGAGGAAGTAGATGGTCAGCGGAAACCCGAACATCTCCGCAAACAGCGATACGATGAACGCCGCATAGACTCCATGCGACCGCCAGTCCCCGCGCGTGCGGACGGGCAGGAGGACCAGGAAGATCAGGAAGGCGGCGATGGAGCCCGCAACCAGCCCCCACCGGCCGCGCTGAATCGCCAGGTCGGCTCCTCCCAGTCGCCCCGAGACCTGCAGCGCCACGGAGTGGCCCACCGCGATGAAGAGGGCAGCGATGACGACCGCCGCACCGAGCAATGCGGCACCTGTCAGAAGTTGCCGACCAGCCACCGACGGCAGCCGATTCACCAGGCGTACTCCTCTTCACCGGCGCCCCCGGACAGCGCCGGTGTCCCCGGCACCAGCGTGACAGAGACGGGGCCATCGCGCAACACATCATAAGACGCGGACGATCCTCCTAAGCGCCGCTCCGTCACGCGCGGCGCGTGGTGCGCCAGCGCCTGCGCTACGCCGGCCGTCGGACGATTCCTGATCCCCGGCGCACCTTAACACAAACTTAACCACGTCTCCGGCAGTCAGCACCTATGCTAGGAGCGGTCGAGTGCCAGGAGCGATCGAGCTTCTGCGCGCATGACCCTGGTGGTGGTAACCGTCTTTGCGTCCTCGACTGTCCGCCGTCTCTTTCCGGTCAGCGGGGCGGGCACCGGTATCGTGCTGCTGCTCGCGGCGCTGTTGCTGACGCTGCAGTTCCGTACCGAACGCGCCATCCGGGAGGCGCTGGGGATCCCCTCGCCCCAACTGGAGGCCTTCGGGTACCGACTGCGGCGTGCGGAGACCCAGCGCCGGGCGATGGAGGAAGAGGTGGCGGCGCTGCGCGAGCAGGTTGCCGAGATGCGCCGGATCGCCGCCGGAGCGGAGGGCGAGCTGCGCCGTCTGAGCGGGGAACTCGACTACCTCCGCGCCCTGGCAGGCCTCACGGCGCTCGCCGGTCCCGGCCTGGTGATCGTGCTTCGGGACAGCGACCGCGTGCCGCTTCCCGGAGAGGATCCCAACAATGTATTAATCCACTACACTGATCTGCAGGCGATCGTGAATGACCTCTGGGCTGCGGGCGCCGAGGCGATTGCCATCAACGGCGAGCGGCTTTTCGTGGGTTCTTCGATCCAATGCGTCGGCGCGACGATCCTGGTCAACCATCGTCGCCTTGCCCCACCGTTCCGGGTCGAAGCCATCGGAAACCCCGAGGCCTTGCGGACTTACCTCCTCCGCCCGGCCGGAACGGTCCAGGACCTGCGGGCTCTTGACTTCCCGGCGACGATCGCGGCCGTCAGGCACCTCGTCGTGCCCCCGTACCGGGGGCCGCTCCCGATCACGTCGCGTGGGACACTTCGGTGAACAGGCGAGGCCCGCTTTGATCGCCGCCGCCGGCTGAGAGACAGGCCGACGTGGGGGAGAGATCGTCGGACACATCCTCTGACGAAAGGGGGCCCGGGTCGTGGGACCACCTCCGCCCGAGCCGGTTCGTCCTTTGACCGCTGTCTCCTGATCCTGGCCGCTCCTCCGCATGGAGATGTCCCCAGATCCCCGGCCGTGCGCTACAATGCAGGCGTGCCGAAGGTCCTGATCGTCGATGACGAAGAGAGCATCGTCGACCTCCTCAGATCGTACCTGACGAACGAGGGTTTTCGGGTGGAGGCGGCGATGGACGGTCCGACCGCACTGGCGAAAGCCCGTGCGTTTCGCCCCGACGTCGTCGTGCTCGACATCATGCTCCCGGGACTCGACGGGATCGAAGTGCTGCGGCAGCTTCGCGCCGAATCGCCTGTCTACGTGATCATGCTCACGGCGAAGGCCGACGAAGCGGATAAGGTCGTGGGCCTGTCGGTTGGGGCCGACGACTACGTGACGAAACCCTTCAGCCCCCGGGAACTCACCGCCCGCCTCCGGGCGATCCTGCGCCGTGGCCGGGGCGCCGCTCCTGAGCCGCCGCGGGTCCTGATGTTCCGGCAACTGCGCCTCGACCCCGCCCGCCGGGAGGTCTGGAAGGATGACGAGCCGGTTGAGCTGACCACGCTGGAGTTCAATCTGCTGCACACGCTGGCGTCGTATCCCGGCCACGTTTTGTCGCGCGAGCAGCTCCTGGAACGCGTCTGGGGAACCGACTACTTCGGAGACGACCGGGTCGTCGACGCGCACATCAAGAAGCTGCGGCAGAAGCTCGGCGATGACGCCGCCGAGCCCCGTTTCATCCAGACCGTGCGCGGCATCGGATACAAATTCGTCGCGGAACCCCTATGAGGGTGCGGGGGCTGCGCCGGCTGGGTCCGAAACTCTTCATCTCCTACGTGCTCATTGTGGTTGTCGGATCGCTGGTCCTGTGGACCACGGCCGAGGCCGTGGCCCCCACCGCCTTCAGCCGTCACCTCAGGGCGATGGTGGGGGCGATGGGGCAACCCCACATGATGGCCGACCTCTTCGCGGCGTTCCTGCGTGCCATGAACACGGCCCTGGCCGTGGCCGCGACGGCAGCCTTTCTGTCCGCCGTGGCCGTCAGCATCTTCGTCACG from the Armatimonadota bacterium genome contains:
- a CDS encoding isoprenylcysteine carboxylmethyltransferase family protein yields the protein MNRLPSVAGRQLLTGAALLGAAVVIAALFIAVGHSVALQVSGRLGGADLAIQRGRWGLVAGSIAAFLIFLVLLPVRTRGDWRSHGVYAAFIVSLFAEMFGFPLTIYFLSSAFGLALFEREFMLYMHRVGMPLGSLVTFLGVLLVVSGWREVYRAGDGLATQGIYAYLRHPQYLGILLITGGWLIHWPTAIGLVMWPILVVIYIRLARREDAYLASRFGGEFRAYAEKTGGFFPLGPRATGRG
- a CDS encoding DUF881 domain-containing protein, translated to MTLVVVTVFASSTVRRLFPVSGAGTGIVLLLAALLLTLQFRTERAIREALGIPSPQLEAFGYRLRRAETQRRAMEEEVAALREQVAEMRRIAAGAEGELRRLSGELDYLRALAGLTALAGPGLVIVLRDSDRVPLPGEDPNNVLIHYTDLQAIVNDLWAAGAEAIAINGERLFVGSSIQCVGATILVNHRRLAPPFRVEAIGNPEALRTYLLRPAGTVQDLRALDFPATIAAVRHLVVPPYRGPLPITSRGTLR
- a CDS encoding response regulator transcription factor — encoded protein: MPKVLIVDDEESIVDLLRSYLTNEGFRVEAAMDGPTALAKARAFRPDVVVLDIMLPGLDGIEVLRQLRAESPVYVIMLTAKADEADKVVGLSVGADDYVTKPFSPRELTARLRAILRRGRGAAPEPPRVLMFRQLRLDPARREVWKDDEPVELTTLEFNLLHTLASYPGHVLSREQLLERVWGTDYFGDDRVVDAHIKKLRQKLGDDAAEPRFIQTVRGIGYKFVAEPL